A genome region from Salvelinus alpinus chromosome 26, SLU_Salpinus.1, whole genome shotgun sequence includes the following:
- the LOC139555073 gene encoding tumor protein D52-like isoform X4: MEQADQGAVRPDSITEVGEDAVMSVTVSPSVPTLTEEEQEELRDELLKLEDEVVTLSQVLAAKEKQVADIKRKLGITPLNELKQNISKSWQEVTTSTAYKKTSEGLSVAGQKATAAFTSMGSAISRKFEDVRNTPTFKSFEEKVETLKVKMSPTASQDDFGDVLTSTATSDPSVPVEKRPEATPIATQEEQPH; the protein is encoded by the exons GTGCTGTGAGACCAGACTCTATCACAGAGGTAGGGGAGGATGCAGTGATGTCAGTGACCGTGTCCCCTTCCGTCCCCACCCtgacagaggaggaacaggaggagcTACGAGATGAACTGCTCAAG ttgGAGGATGAGGTCGTGACTCTGTCTCAGGTGCTGGCAGCTAAGGAGAAGCAGGTGGCAGACATCAAGAGGAAGCTGGGCATCACTCCTCTCAACGAGCTCAAACAGAACATCAGCAAGAGCTGGCAGGAGGTCACCACCTCTACTGC cTACAAGAAGACGTCAGAGGGCCTGTCCGTAGCTGGTCAGAAGGCCACGGCAGCCTTCACCAGCATGGGCTCGGCCATCAGCAGGAAGTTTGAGGACGTCAG GAACACACCCACCTTTAAGTCGTTTGAGGAGAAAGTCGAGACTTTAAAG GTCAAGATGAGCCCGACGGCATCTCAGGATGACTTTGGCGATGTGTTGACCTCTACAGCGACGTCTGACCCTTCTGTTCCCGTAGAGAAACGGCCAGAGGCCACACCCATCGCCACCCAGGAAGAACAGCcccactga
- the LOC139555073 gene encoding tumor protein D52-like isoform X2 — protein sequence MEQADQGAVRPDSITEVGEDAVMSVTVSPSVPTLTEEEQEELRDELLKLEDEVVTLSQVLAAKEKQVADIKRKLGITPLNELKQNISKSWQEVTTSTAYKKTSEGLSVAGQKATAAFTSMGSAISRKFEDVSIRSLQHSASMPVMRNTPTFKSFEEKVETLKVKMSPTASQDDFGDVLTSTATSDPSVPVEKRPEATPIATQEEQPH from the exons GTGCTGTGAGACCAGACTCTATCACAGAGGTAGGGGAGGATGCAGTGATGTCAGTGACCGTGTCCCCTTCCGTCCCCACCCtgacagaggaggaacaggaggagcTACGAGATGAACTGCTCAAG ttgGAGGATGAGGTCGTGACTCTGTCTCAGGTGCTGGCAGCTAAGGAGAAGCAGGTGGCAGACATCAAGAGGAAGCTGGGCATCACTCCTCTCAACGAGCTCAAACAGAACATCAGCAAGAGCTGGCAGGAGGTCACCACCTCTACTGC cTACAAGAAGACGTCAGAGGGCCTGTCCGTAGCTGGTCAGAAGGCCACGGCAGCCTTCACCAGCATGGGCTCGGCCATCAGCAGGAAGTTTGAGGACGTCAG CATACGCTCCCTACAGCATTCTGCTAGTATGCCTGTGATGAG GAACACACCCACCTTTAAGTCGTTTGAGGAGAAAGTCGAGACTTTAAAG GTCAAGATGAGCCCGACGGCATCTCAGGATGACTTTGGCGATGTGTTGACCTCTACAGCGACGTCTGACCCTTCTGTTCCCGTAGAGAAACGGCCAGAGGCCACACCCATCGCCACCCAGGAAGAACAGCcccactga
- the LOC139555073 gene encoding tumor protein D53 homolog isoform X5 produces the protein MEQADQGAVRPDSITEVGEDAVMSVTVSPSVPTLTEEEQEELRDELLKLEDEVVTLSQVLAAKEKQVADIKRKLGITPLNELKQNISKSWQEVTTSTAYKKTSEGLSVAGQKATAAFTSMGSAISRKFEDVRLQSISNYFGIRSLQHSASMPVMRNTPTFKSFEEKVETLKVKDEKRSQDEPDGISG, from the exons GTGCTGTGAGACCAGACTCTATCACAGAGGTAGGGGAGGATGCAGTGATGTCAGTGACCGTGTCCCCTTCCGTCCCCACCCtgacagaggaggaacaggaggagcTACGAGATGAACTGCTCAAG ttgGAGGATGAGGTCGTGACTCTGTCTCAGGTGCTGGCAGCTAAGGAGAAGCAGGTGGCAGACATCAAGAGGAAGCTGGGCATCACTCCTCTCAACGAGCTCAAACAGAACATCAGCAAGAGCTGGCAGGAGGTCACCACCTCTACTGC cTACAAGAAGACGTCAGAGGGCCTGTCCGTAGCTGGTCAGAAGGCCACGGCAGCCTTCACCAGCATGGGCTCGGCCATCAGCAGGAAGTTTGAGGACGTCAG ATTGCAATCTATTTCCAATTATTTTGG CATACGCTCCCTACAGCATTCTGCTAGTATGCCTGTGATGAG GAACACACCCACCTTTAAGTCGTTTGAGGAGAAAGTCGAGACTTTAAAGGTAAAAGATGAGAAGAGGA GTCAAGATGAGCCCGACGGCATCTCAGGATGA
- the LOC139555072 gene encoding myb/SANT-like DNA-binding domain-containing protein 4 isoform X3: MATRAAYFSPSEAQILMEAYEEVKDIIKKKGNTATVIKQREKAWQSIADRLNALNMNGPKRTWQQVKIKYKNILQNAVKKNTHRQGTGGGSPKADLTPAEDMALELNKGRPVLEGIPGGKETSIGSSQDATRFIQVSGSTVFLLEPPAQAPDDADPDPDAIQWENQPGNISSQAIRKLYGNHLRRQIELADIDIQYKKKKMENLALESEIKKRTIRKLDLEIKKLERELQEDDTAQNKNLVYSRKVK, from the exons atggcaactagagccgcgtacttttccccgtcggaagcacaaatcctcatggaggcatacgaggaggtaaaagatataattaagaagaaaggcaacaccgccacagtgataaagcaaagagaaaaagcgtggcaaagtattgcagaccgcctgaatgc attaaacatgaacgggccaaaacggacatggcagcaggtcaaaatcaaatacaagaacattctgcagaatg cagtgaaaaagaatacccacagacaaggcacgggtggtgggtcaccaaaggctgaccttaccccagcagaggacatggccttggagctaaataaaggcaggcccgtcttagaggggatccctggggggaaagagacgagcataggttcctcccaagatgccacccgcttcattcaag tgtctggcagcactgtgttcctgttagagccaccagcacaagcaccagacgatgctgatcca gacccagatgctatacagtgggaaaaccagcctggcaacata agctcacaagctatcagaaagttgtatggcaaccacctccggcgccaaatagaactggcagacatagacattcagtacaagaagaaaaagatggaaaatcttgcactggagtccgaaataaaaaagaggacaattaggaaactggaccttgaaataaaaaaacttgagagggag ctccaagaagatgacacagctcaaaataaaaatttggtatattctcgtaaagtcaagtga
- the LOC139555072 gene encoding putative nuclease HARBI1 isoform X1, which produces MKAQNCVFLSALTMACPFVRDVVDEEALVLRRAFRRERVFRDRLDPLAFPDDHLYERYRFSADGIRYLCRLLGPRIKHRTARSHALSVEQMVCVALHFFASGAFLYSVGDAEQLNKATICRTIRSVCLAIKALADVFISFPGHRRLCDIKEEFYRIAGFPNVIGAVDCTHIRIKAPSGAHEADFVNRKSFHSINVQMVCNADCVISNVVAKWPGSVHDSRIFRASEIYQCLSQGEFSGVLLGDRGYGCQPFLLTPFTDPQEAQQAYNHAHARTRARVEMTFGLLKARFHCLHKLRVSPVRACDITVACAVLHNVACLRKERAPRVPPAMDWDNPAIFPDDDSGRLLRDQYVLNYFS; this is translated from the exons atgaaggcccaaaattgtgtgttcctttctgctctgacaatggcatgcccattcgtgcgagatgtggtggatgaagaagcacttgtgctgaggagagccttcaggcgagaaagggtcttcagggaccggttggacccactggccttccctgatgaccatctatatgaaagatacaggttttctgcagatggcatcaggtatctatgcagactactgggtcccaggattaagcaccgcactgcacggagccatgcactgagtgtggagcaaatggtttgtgtggccttgcacttttttgctagtggagccttcctgtactcagtgggggatgcagaacagctgaacaaggccacaatttgccgcacaataaggagtgtgtgtctggctatcaaagcattagcagatgtcttcatctccttccctggccacagaagactctgtgacatcaaagaggagttctataggattgcag gtttccccaatgtcattggtgcagtggactgcacacacataaggataaaagccccctcaggtgcccatgaggccgattttgtgaataggaaatcctttcacagcattaatgttcag atggtctgcaatgctgactgtgtgatcagcaatgttgtggcaaaatggcctggctcagtccatgactccagaatctttcgggcctctgaaatctatcagtgcctatcacaag gtgaattctctggtgtgttgctgggagacagggggtatggctgccagccttttctcctgacacctttcacagacccccaggaagcacagcaggcctacaaccatgcccatgccaggaccagggccagagttgaaatgacctttggcctcctgaaggcacgctttcactgccttcacaaattaagggtcagccctgttagggcatgtgatattactgtggcttgtgctgtcctccacaatgtggcctgcctgaggaaggagagggcccccagagtgccaccagccatggactgggacaatccggcaatcttccctgatgacgacagtggtcggctgctgagggaccaatatgtgttgaattattttagttag
- the LOC139555073 gene encoding tumor protein D52-like isoform X6: MEQADQGAVRPDSITEVGEDAVMSVTVSPSVPTLTEEEQEELRDELLKLEDEVVTLSQVLAAKEKQVADIKRKLGITPLNELKQNISKSWQEVTTSTAYKKTSEGLSVAGQKATAAFTSMGSAISRKFEDVRLQSISNYFGNTPTFKSFEEKVETLKVKDEKRSQDEPDGISG; this comes from the exons GTGCTGTGAGACCAGACTCTATCACAGAGGTAGGGGAGGATGCAGTGATGTCAGTGACCGTGTCCCCTTCCGTCCCCACCCtgacagaggaggaacaggaggagcTACGAGATGAACTGCTCAAG ttgGAGGATGAGGTCGTGACTCTGTCTCAGGTGCTGGCAGCTAAGGAGAAGCAGGTGGCAGACATCAAGAGGAAGCTGGGCATCACTCCTCTCAACGAGCTCAAACAGAACATCAGCAAGAGCTGGCAGGAGGTCACCACCTCTACTGC cTACAAGAAGACGTCAGAGGGCCTGTCCGTAGCTGGTCAGAAGGCCACGGCAGCCTTCACCAGCATGGGCTCGGCCATCAGCAGGAAGTTTGAGGACGTCAG ATTGCAATCTATTTCCAATTATTTTGG GAACACACCCACCTTTAAGTCGTTTGAGGAGAAAGTCGAGACTTTAAAGGTAAAAGATGAGAAGAGGA GTCAAGATGAGCCCGACGGCATCTCAGGATGA
- the LOC139555072 gene encoding myb/SANT-like DNA-binding domain-containing protein 4 isoform X2, producing MATRAAYFSPSEAQILMEAYEEVKDIIKKKGNTATVIKQREKAWQSIADRLNALNMNGPKRTWQQVKIKYKNILQNAVKKNTHRQGTGGGSPKADLTPAEDMALELNKGRPVLEGIPGGKETSIGSSQDATRFIQVSGSTVFLLEPPAQAPDDADPGEGPSAAATAHDGDDDEEETISLDSRRHEDPDAIQWENQPGNISSQAIRKLYGNHLRRQIELADIDIQYKKKKMENLALESEIKKRTIRKLDLEIKKLERELQEDDTAQNKNLVYSRKVK from the exons atggcaactagagccgcgtacttttccccgtcggaagcacaaatcctcatggaggcatacgaggaggtaaaagatataattaagaagaaaggcaacaccgccacagtgataaagcaaagagaaaaagcgtggcaaagtattgcagaccgcctgaatgc attaaacatgaacgggccaaaacggacatggcagcaggtcaaaatcaaatacaagaacattctgcagaatg cagtgaaaaagaatacccacagacaaggcacgggtggtgggtcaccaaaggctgaccttaccccagcagaggacatggccttggagctaaataaaggcaggcccgtcttagaggggatccctggggggaaagagacgagcataggttcctcccaagatgccacccgcttcattcaag tgtctggcagcactgtgttcctgttagagccaccagcacaagcaccagacgatgctgatcca ggtgaaggccccagtgcagcagcaacagcacatgatggagacgatgatgaggaggagaccatctctctggattccagaaggcatgag gacccagatgctatacagtgggaaaaccagcctggcaacata agctcacaagctatcagaaagttgtatggcaaccacctccggcgccaaatagaactggcagacatagacattcagtacaagaagaaaaagatggaaaatcttgcactggagtccgaaataaaaaagaggacaattaggaaactggaccttgaaataaaaaaacttgagagggag ctccaagaagatgacacagctcaaaataaaaatttggtatattctcgtaaagtcaagtga
- the LOC139555073 gene encoding tumor protein D52-like isoform X7, whose amino-acid sequence MEQADQGAVRPDSITEVGEDAVMSVTVSPSVPTLTEEEQEELRDELLKLEDEVVTLSQVLAAKEKQVADIKRKLGITPLNELKQNISKSWQEVTTSTAYKKTSEGLSVAGQKATAAFTSMGSAISRKFEDVRNTPTFKSFEEKVETLKVKDEKRSQDEPDGISG is encoded by the exons GTGCTGTGAGACCAGACTCTATCACAGAGGTAGGGGAGGATGCAGTGATGTCAGTGACCGTGTCCCCTTCCGTCCCCACCCtgacagaggaggaacaggaggagcTACGAGATGAACTGCTCAAG ttgGAGGATGAGGTCGTGACTCTGTCTCAGGTGCTGGCAGCTAAGGAGAAGCAGGTGGCAGACATCAAGAGGAAGCTGGGCATCACTCCTCTCAACGAGCTCAAACAGAACATCAGCAAGAGCTGGCAGGAGGTCACCACCTCTACTGC cTACAAGAAGACGTCAGAGGGCCTGTCCGTAGCTGGTCAGAAGGCCACGGCAGCCTTCACCAGCATGGGCTCGGCCATCAGCAGGAAGTTTGAGGACGTCAG GAACACACCCACCTTTAAGTCGTTTGAGGAGAAAGTCGAGACTTTAAAGGTAAAAGATGAGAAGAGGA GTCAAGATGAGCCCGACGGCATCTCAGGATGA
- the LOC139555073 gene encoding tumor protein D52-like isoform X3 → MEQADQGAVRPDSITEVGEDAVMSVTVSPSVPTLTEEEQEELRDELLKLEDEVVTLSQVLAAKEKQVADIKRKLGITPLNELKQNISKSWQEVTTSTAYKKTSEGLSVAGQKATAAFTSMGSAISRKFEDVRLQSISNYFGNTPTFKSFEEKVETLKVKMSPTASQDDFGDVLTSTATSDPSVPVEKRPEATPIATQEEQPH, encoded by the exons GTGCTGTGAGACCAGACTCTATCACAGAGGTAGGGGAGGATGCAGTGATGTCAGTGACCGTGTCCCCTTCCGTCCCCACCCtgacagaggaggaacaggaggagcTACGAGATGAACTGCTCAAG ttgGAGGATGAGGTCGTGACTCTGTCTCAGGTGCTGGCAGCTAAGGAGAAGCAGGTGGCAGACATCAAGAGGAAGCTGGGCATCACTCCTCTCAACGAGCTCAAACAGAACATCAGCAAGAGCTGGCAGGAGGTCACCACCTCTACTGC cTACAAGAAGACGTCAGAGGGCCTGTCCGTAGCTGGTCAGAAGGCCACGGCAGCCTTCACCAGCATGGGCTCGGCCATCAGCAGGAAGTTTGAGGACGTCAG ATTGCAATCTATTTCCAATTATTTTGG GAACACACCCACCTTTAAGTCGTTTGAGGAGAAAGTCGAGACTTTAAAG GTCAAGATGAGCCCGACGGCATCTCAGGATGACTTTGGCGATGTGTTGACCTCTACAGCGACGTCTGACCCTTCTGTTCCCGTAGAGAAACGGCCAGAGGCCACACCCATCGCCACCCAGGAAGAACAGCcccactga
- the LOC139555073 gene encoding tumor protein D52-like isoform X1: MEQADQGAVRPDSITEVGEDAVMSVTVSPSVPTLTEEEQEELRDELLKLEDEVVTLSQVLAAKEKQVADIKRKLGITPLNELKQNISKSWQEVTTSTAYKKTSEGLSVAGQKATAAFTSMGSAISRKFEDVRLQSISNYFGIRSLQHSASMPVMRNTPTFKSFEEKVETLKVKMSPTASQDDFGDVLTSTATSDPSVPVEKRPEATPIATQEEQPH; this comes from the exons GTGCTGTGAGACCAGACTCTATCACAGAGGTAGGGGAGGATGCAGTGATGTCAGTGACCGTGTCCCCTTCCGTCCCCACCCtgacagaggaggaacaggaggagcTACGAGATGAACTGCTCAAG ttgGAGGATGAGGTCGTGACTCTGTCTCAGGTGCTGGCAGCTAAGGAGAAGCAGGTGGCAGACATCAAGAGGAAGCTGGGCATCACTCCTCTCAACGAGCTCAAACAGAACATCAGCAAGAGCTGGCAGGAGGTCACCACCTCTACTGC cTACAAGAAGACGTCAGAGGGCCTGTCCGTAGCTGGTCAGAAGGCCACGGCAGCCTTCACCAGCATGGGCTCGGCCATCAGCAGGAAGTTTGAGGACGTCAG ATTGCAATCTATTTCCAATTATTTTGG CATACGCTCCCTACAGCATTCTGCTAGTATGCCTGTGATGAG GAACACACCCACCTTTAAGTCGTTTGAGGAGAAAGTCGAGACTTTAAAG GTCAAGATGAGCCCGACGGCATCTCAGGATGACTTTGGCGATGTGTTGACCTCTACAGCGACGTCTGACCCTTCTGTTCCCGTAGAGAAACGGCCAGAGGCCACACCCATCGCCACCCAGGAAGAACAGCcccactga